In the genome of Limnochordia bacterium, the window AAGAATGAGCAAGAAACCGCAGAGTCTTGGGCAAGTGGATTGGTTTGTCTTTGCCCTGATTCTTACAGGCACCTCCTTGGCATTAATTGCCGAGTTACGCTGGGTTAGCCAAACGTGGACAACCACTGGGGTGGTACCCTATGTGATGGTCTTAGTCTGTCTGGTATTAGTGGGGGCTTTGTTCTGGTTTTTTATGAACTATGCTGCCCGAGTACGGTATGACTCAGAGCTACGTCTGGAGTTGCAGCGGCTTAAGGCCCAGGAGGAGCTAAACCAGCAATTAGCGGGCCAAAGTCATGAATTCAAAAACCAGATTACAGTGATTCACACCATGCTCCAGATGGGCAAGGTAGAGCAGTCTTTGGAGTATATTGAATCCATTAGCGGCAAGAAACACGTGTCTATGGGTACAGGGGGCAGTGCCTTCTTTAGCACTCTTAGTGCCAAGATGACCCGGGCTTATTATCATCATGTGCAGTTTGAGGTTTGGTTAGAAGTTAACCCAGTTAGCTTGTATCACCCAGATAATGCCGTTGTATGTTTACTGGGCAACTTATGCGATAATGCCATTGAGGCTGCAGCCAAGGAACCCGCCGAAGGAGGCCGGGTTAAGCTAAGTCTCTATGCCGATCCCCAAGCGGGTTGTGTTGTGACCGAAGTATGGAATAACGGGGCATACATCGATGAAGACCACCTAAAGGATGTATTTAAGCCCGGTTTTACAGATAAGGAATTAGCCGGTCATGGTTACGGGCTCTGGTTGGTTTATTCCACGGTAGAGGAGCTGGGGGGCAGGATTACCGTGGCAAGCTCCCAGGAAGCAGGCACCGTATTTCGACTGCTGATACCGGCTTCATCGGTGGTGCTGTGCAGCTAGCCTGAGAGGGTCACCTCCTTTGGCCGGTAATTTGAACTGTATACCCACGGGTCAAGATCCGGAAAAATATTATCTCGTTCTTGTAGGTCCCTTAGGAACTCCCGGTCAATATCACCCCTTTGAATCTGCTCATAGAGTCGATTAAACTGAACGATGTGGTCTTCTGTTCTTTTTACCGCATAGGAGACCATGGTCCCTGTTTTCATGATAAAGGCCCAATCGCTACTTTGCGCCAACACCAGTTCCCTGGCTGCCTGCTTAATTGCCTCTGTTACCAGATTGTCCCCAGACCAATGGTTATCAACTAACTGGGTCATCCGTTCAGCCATCATATGGAGATGGGGATAGATCCAATCATTACTTCCCTCTAACCAGACCTCGTTATATCCTTTATATCCCCAAGAAGACATGGACGGGGTGCAGACCTGGTTTTTCGGGTACATCTTAAGGTAATCACCAGGGGTGATTAGTCTGACTTGGTCTTGGTCGTAATGTAGTTTCCGAATTAGGCAATCTAGCCACTGTGGACCTTCATACCACCAGTGTCCGAACAGTTCGGTATCGTAGGGGGCTACTACAATAGGTTTGCGGTCTGGCATTGCACCGGCAATATACTCAATCTGTCGTTGGCGATTGAACATGAAGTTGCCCGCATGGATCGCTGCTTTTTCCCAGGCCCTGGCCGGATCATACAACTGCTTGGCCGATGTCTTTCCGGTGATACGATAGTACTTGATCCCGGTATGGTGACGAATGTTGCCCTTCAGGTGAGGAGCTAGGTACTCATAGTCTAGCTCATGGCCGATGTCACGATAGAACTCCCTGTACTCCCAGTCCCCGGGGTAACCTTCCTGGGCACTCCAAACCTGTTTAGAGGATTCCCAGTCCCGGCCAAAAGCGGCTACTCCCGAAGGACAGTACACCGGAGCATAAACAGCATAACGGGGCCGGGGTTTGCTATGCAAAATCCCGTGAGAATCCATGATAAAGTACCTAATCCCCCCGTCGGCTAGGTATTCATCTACACCCGGTGTGTACGCACATTCCGGGAGCCAAAAACCCCCGGGGGAGATACCAAAGACGTGGGTGTAGTAGTC includes:
- a CDS encoding DUF1957 domain-containing protein, whose product is MEQGFLSIILHTHLPFVRHPEHSSFLEEDWLFEAITESYIPLLNMLASLKLDQVHCRITMSLTPPLMSMLKDQLLMERYLKHLDSLIWLSEKEVSRTRFEPHLNRLALMYNQNFSATREDFLNKYHGDLIGAFRHFQEAGLIEIMASAATHGYLPLMIHPEALRAQIQIGIDYYTHVFGISPGGFWLPECAYTPGVDEYLADGGIRYFIMDSHGILHSKPRPRYAVYAPVYCPSGVAAFGRDWESSKQVWSAQEGYPGDWEYREFYRDIGHELDYEYLAPHLKGNIRHHTGIKYYRITGKTSAKQLYDPARAWEKAAIHAGNFMFNRQRQIEYIAGAMPDRKPIVVAPYDTELFGHWWYEGPQWLDCLIRKLHYDQDQVRLITPGDYLKMYPKNQVCTPSMSSWGYKGYNEVWLEGSNDWIYPHLHMMAERMTQLVDNHWSGDNLVTEAIKQAARELVLAQSSDWAFIMKTGTMVSYAVKRTEDHIVQFNRLYEQIQRGDIDREFLRDLQERDNIFPDLDPWVYSSNYRPKEVTLSG
- a CDS encoding ATP-binding protein; protein product: MSKKPQSLGQVDWFVFALILTGTSLALIAELRWVSQTWTTTGVVPYVMVLVCLVLVGALFWFFMNYAARVRYDSELRLELQRLKAQEELNQQLAGQSHEFKNQITVIHTMLQMGKVEQSLEYIESISGKKHVSMGTGGSAFFSTLSAKMTRAYYHHVQFEVWLEVNPVSLYHPDNAVVCLLGNLCDNAIEAAAKEPAEGGRVKLSLYADPQAGCVVTEVWNNGAYIDEDHLKDVFKPGFTDKELAGHGYGLWLVYSTVEELGGRITVASSQEAGTVFRLLIPASSVVLCS